One genomic window of Halanaerobium saccharolyticum subsp. saccharolyticum DSM 6643 includes the following:
- the flhB gene encoding flagellar biosynthesis protein FlhB, with protein sequence MAEDGSGEKTEDATPRRKEDARKEGNVAKGKEISQAFTLLASFLLLYFLMQQMFFTMITEIRYYFTELITSPFSIDNAYNILLTAFMKAIRAISPVMVVTAAAGVLVNFLQIGPLFTTKSLVPDLKKINPIKGFKNIFSLRSLMELFKSLFKLAIISAIAYNILVKNIEVFQKTLHQGLRQSLVVISDLISTMAFSIITAIMVLGIIDLIYQRWQHNKDLKMSKYEVKQERKEMEGDPIIRQQRKQRQKEMSMNRMMSSVKEADVIITNPTHIAVALKYELDEMEAPVVLAKGEGFVAQKIKEKARESEIKIIENKPLARSLNSMTEIGDQVPVELYQAVAEILAKVFQDKDNY encoded by the coding sequence ATGGCAGAAGATGGTAGTGGAGAAAAAACAGAAGATGCCACTCCCCGGCGGAAAGAGGATGCTCGTAAAGAAGGTAATGTTGCTAAGGGTAAGGAAATAAGTCAGGCTTTTACTTTGCTGGCCAGTTTTTTATTACTATATTTTTTAATGCAGCAGATGTTCTTTACTATGATTACAGAAATTAGATATTACTTTACTGAATTAATAACTTCACCTTTTAGTATAGATAATGCTTATAATATTTTGTTAACTGCTTTTATGAAAGCTATTAGAGCTATTTCTCCGGTAATGGTCGTTACTGCAGCCGCTGGGGTCTTAGTTAATTTTCTGCAGATCGGACCACTATTTACTACCAAGTCTTTAGTTCCCGACCTTAAAAAAATAAATCCAATTAAGGGTTTTAAAAACATATTTTCACTTAGATCTTTAATGGAGCTTTTTAAATCACTTTTTAAGTTAGCAATAATTTCTGCAATAGCTTATAATATTTTAGTAAAAAATATAGAAGTATTTCAAAAAACTCTGCATCAGGGTTTAAGACAGTCACTTGTTGTAATCAGTGATTTAATCAGTACCATGGCTTTTTCGATAATAACTGCTATTATGGTACTTGGAATAATTGATTTGATTTACCAAAGATGGCAGCATAATAAAGATCTTAAAATGTCTAAATATGAAGTTAAACAGGAAAGAAAAGAGATGGAAGGGGACCCAATTATTAGACAGCAGCGAAAACAGAGACAGAAAGAAATGAGTATGAACAGAATGATGTCTTCTGTAAAAGAGGCTGATGTAATAATTACCAACCCAACCCATATTGCTGTTGCTTTAAAGTATGAGTTAGATGAAATGGAAGCTCCAGTTGTGCTGGCTAAAGGTGAAGGCTTTGTTGCTCAAAAGATTAAAGAAAAAGCAAGAGAATCAGAAATTAAAATAATAGAGAACAAACCCCTTGCTAGATCATTAAATTCAATGACAGAAATTGGGGATCAGGTACCGGTAGAACTTTATCAGGCTGTTGCAGAAATATTGGCTAAGGTTTTTCAAGACAAAGACAATTATTAA
- the fliR gene encoding flagellar biosynthetic protein FliR, whose protein sequence is MGEDFLINEAIFLFALIFSRYLGIFFLTPIFSSQVIFYQAKILIALSLTAITMPVVLSFYQPIYPASDLLVLVKIMSELSVGLFMGMAVFLVFAAVQLGGQIIDMGMGFRIANVVDPFSGINSPVIGQFKNILLTLIFLAVDGHLYLVKHLHQSFRIIPPGQVNFSLKIWQYFFRRSGDMFLLAVKVAIPIAGAIFFIDLILAFLARSVPQMNLFVVGLPIKIMAGLLLLFVLIPVLNNFYAEIIFDIINEIPQIFRLISP, encoded by the coding sequence TTGGGAGAAGATTTTTTGATAAATGAGGCTATATTTTTGTTTGCTTTAATTTTTAGTCGTTATTTGGGTATATTTTTCTTAACTCCCATCTTCAGCAGTCAGGTAATATTTTATCAGGCTAAAATTTTAATCGCACTATCCCTGACCGCTATTACAATGCCGGTTGTACTCAGTTTTTATCAGCCAATATATCCAGCCAGCGATTTACTAGTTTTAGTTAAAATTATGAGTGAATTAAGTGTTGGACTTTTTATGGGGATGGCAGTTTTTTTAGTTTTTGCTGCTGTTCAACTGGGAGGGCAGATAATAGATATGGGAATGGGCTTTAGAATTGCTAATGTAGTTGACCCTTTTAGTGGTATTAACTCACCAGTTATCGGTCAGTTTAAAAATATTTTGCTGACTTTGATATTTTTAGCTGTGGATGGTCATCTGTATTTAGTTAAACATTTACATCAATCCTTTAGAATTATTCCTCCCGGCCAAGTAAATTTTAGTTTGAAAATATGGCAGTACTTTTTTCGCCGGAGTGGAGATATGTTTTTGCTGGCAGTAAAAGTTGCCATTCCAATTGCAGGAGCCATATTTTTTATAGATTTGATTTTAGCTTTTTTAGCTCGTTCAGTTCCGCAGATGAATCTTTTCGTAGTCGGTTTACCGATAAAAATAATGGCCGGTCTGCTCTTACTCTTTGTTTTAATACCAGTTTTAAACAATTTTTATGCTGAAATAATTTTTGATATTATTAATGAAATACCACAGATTTTTAGATTGATAAGTCCCTAA
- the fliQ gene encoding flagellar biosynthesis protein FliQ produces the protein MGEAVVLDIGRESLYTVILVIFPVLGAGLITGLLVAIFQATTQIQEQTLAFVPKIFAVLGSIAFFGPWILTTVVEFVQELLRNIPLYIGG, from the coding sequence ATGGGAGAAGCAGTAGTCTTAGATATCGGCCGAGAATCTTTATATACCGTAATTTTAGTTATTTTTCCTGTCTTAGGTGCTGGATTAATAACAGGACTTCTGGTAGCAATTTTTCAAGCTACAACTCAAATTCAGGAACAGACTTTGGCTTTTGTTCCTAAAATATTTGCAGTCCTCGGTTCTATTGCATTTTTTGGTCCCTGGATTTTAACCACTGTAGTTGAATTTGTGCAGGAATTATTGCGAAATATTCCTCTTTATATAGGAGGTTGA
- the fliP gene encoding flagellar type III secretion system pore protein FliP (The bacterial flagellar biogenesis protein FliP forms a type III secretion system (T3SS)-type pore required for flagellar assembly.), protein MESKFVAIVLLFILIISSIFIFSSAAAAQEFNLPEFSFEISNTDNQDAEGEDLVLSLRILLLLTVLSLAPAIIVLFTSFTRIIIVFSILKRALSLNNMPPNQVLIGIAIFLTIFIMAPVLQVVNQDALQPYLEEQISIETAYENTITPVREFMFNQVDEPSLSLFAELAEIERPESRQDLPTYVLIPAFLIHEVKIAFQIGFLLYIPFLMIDMIVASILMSMGMMMLPPVIISLPFKILLFVLADGWHLLIGSLVETFN, encoded by the coding sequence ATGGAAAGTAAATTTGTGGCCATTGTTCTTTTGTTTATTTTAATTATAAGTTCCATTTTCATTTTTAGTTCTGCGGCTGCCGCTCAGGAATTTAATTTACCTGAATTTTCATTTGAAATTTCAAATACAGATAACCAGGATGCAGAAGGAGAAGATCTTGTCTTATCTTTACGAATCTTATTATTATTAACAGTTCTTTCATTAGCACCCGCAATTATCGTTTTATTTACTTCATTTACCAGAATAATAATAGTTTTTTCAATTTTAAAAAGAGCTTTATCTTTAAATAATATGCCTCCAAATCAGGTTTTAATTGGAATCGCAATATTTTTAACTATTTTTATAATGGCACCAGTTTTGCAGGTTGTAAATCAAGATGCCTTACAGCCTTATTTAGAAGAACAAATATCAATAGAAACAGCTTACGAAAATACTATAACACCGGTCAGAGAGTTTATGTTTAATCAGGTAGATGAGCCATCTTTAAGTCTTTTTGCAGAATTGGCAGAAATTGAACGGCCGGAAAGCAGGCAGGATTTGCCGACTTATGTTTTGATTCCAGCATTTTTAATTCATGAGGTTAAAATTGCCTTTCAAATTGGATTTTTATTATATATACCGTTTTTGATGATCGATATGATTGTTGCCAGTATTTTGATGTCGATGGGAATGATGATGCTGCCACCGGTTATTATTTCGCTTCCATTTAAGATTTTACTTTTTGTACTTGCAGATGGCTGGCATCTTTTAATTGGATCTCTAGTTGAAACTTTTAACTAA